From Camelina sativa cultivar DH55 chromosome 5, Cs, whole genome shotgun sequence:
ctttgatttggttgtatcATTTGGTTAATGAAAAGTTAATGtcgagcaaaaaaaaaaaattaacactctATAGTCTATACACCATCAGGTTCAAATCCGTTACCAGTGGCCCAAAAGTTAGACGCAAAAGGTGGAATTGCAAGCAAGATATGGGATGATGGAGTCCGTGAAGGTGTATCACAGATCTATATTCAAGAAGGTTCTACAGGTGGTACAGCGTCCATCAAGTTCGACTATGTCAAGAATGGTCAACCTAAAGCTGGATCAACCCATGGtgacaaatatcaaaatttcaCCGAGTGTGTACGTCGTCTAACTCTATCTTTTTGGCCTTTTCTTTCGTCGACTTTATCAAAATCCTAATTGTGTTCTTCACTTCTTCGTCTTAAAGAGGTCTTTGTAATACCTGTTGAATGTGTACGGTTTGGAATACCAATCAATGTATATAGTTTTTTGTTAAATTCGGTTTAGACTTGGTTAGTCTTTTTTATGtgtaaatgttttatttgattacagTTATTATAAAACTGAATTGTTTTGCAGTTTGATCTAAACCATACGTGCGATGAGCATATCTTATCTGTGAAGTGTTACTACGATGAAGGTGAGATACTAGGACTTGTGATCAAAACCAACATTAGGACTTCTGCATACATGGGATATAACGTTGGTACTACGTTTGAACTTGAAGTCAAAGGTAAGAAGATCATTAGGTTTCATGGATCTTTTGACAAAAACCTTACCTCTCTAACTCTCTTGGAGCTTACTTCGCACCGATTTCTCCTGCGAAGTAATTTGCTTGATCATGACTAATGAGCTTGATGATGTTGCTTCAATAAGTGCGTGAATTTCTACAACTTTACTAACATATCATCGTCTATATGTGTCTTTGGGTTGTCATATTCAGTGTTAAGTTTAATTGTCCACTTGgaataaataaatgtttcttTGCAAACAAATTTTGACTTATtatatgagaatatatatatatatatataactaactaTATCTTCTGGCTCCATGGTTAATTTCATGTTACTTGCACCATTACATCAGTCCACTGAAATATATTTCGAATTTTCAGTATGAGATGCTAGTCTAACCATCATCTGATGACAGGACATAATGCAAAATTTGATACATAATTGCCATTGTTACTTTCTAAGCCATGAGATTGTAAAACTCCCAAAAAGTTTAGTTTCTTGCAGCATCCTAAGAAAAGCCATGTTCAACATATTatctccaaagtcatgttatatatttaaggacccgcccgatgtgcggatttaaagttttgtaaataaaatttaatttaataaaaatatattaaaatttattggacattatttataattttttttgctataatacactgatttatatccatatacaaatattttatgtaagtTACCataaaaagtgtattttttataactaggtatactgtatgttacaaatatattatttatcaaatgtctatatgaacaaattaagccaactattatatgtctctttactttcacttttgcatagtttttttaatcactaaaattgttggctcaaaaaccattttaaataaaaaataaattacatcacaatagNNNNNNNNNNNNNNNNNNNNNNNNNNNNNNNNNNNNNNNNNNNNNNNNNNNNNNNNNNNNNNNNNNNNNNNNNNNNNNNNNNNNNNNNNNNNNNNNNNNNNNNNNNNNNNNNNNNNNNNNNNNNNNNNNNNNNNNNNNNNNNNNNNNNNNNNNNNNNNNNNNNNNNNNNNNNNNNNNNNNNNNNNNNNNNNNNNNNNNNNNNNNNNNNNNNNNNNNNNNNNNNNNNNNNNNNNNNNNNNNNNNNNNNNNNNNNNNNNNNNNNNNNNNNNNNNNNNNNNNNNNNNNNNNNNNNNNNNNNNNNNNNNNNNNNNNNNNNNNNNNNNNNNNNNNNNNNNNNNNNNNNNNNNNNNNNNNNNNNNNNNNNNNNNNNNNNNNNNNNNNNNNNNNNNNNNNNNNNNNNNNNNNNNNNNNNNNNNNNNNNNNNNNNNNNNNNNNNNNNNNNNNNNNNNNNNNNNNNNNNNNNNNNNNNNNNNNNNNNNNNNNNNNNNNNNNNNNNNNNNNNNNNNNNNNNNNNNNNNNNcgaactactcagacatattcaatgaagaacaaaacatctttctgaataataagcaattgaaattaaaagagtaaagagggagttcaagaattcttctctcaaagcagttcagatctctctcccaaaagctctcaagatctcacagggttgcaggaaaaataaaactctctaGAAAAAGACTTAAGAGTttgcaaaaacctaaaaactatatatatatgtcctaaaacacgtcagggactagtcttgcaaatatggaaaacttcgggcaactttgtaaaacttccaaatttggctctctcgtcggtttggattgggtgtcgatcgatgctaaggcagtgtcgatcgacaccatctcctctgatcgattccaagttgatttcttgcggaTTATTGCTCCTAACTGATCcaaaattgctccactttgctccttccatgctaaaaacctgtaaagactcaaaaacaatctagaaacaaatgaaagacactaaaagactccttatatcatggttaaaaaccacaaaaaccatgatatatcaactcccccagacttagcctttgcttgccctcaagcaaaacaaaaacttagacatgtgaaagaggtttgaaaacagggaactcactcaattgCAGATTATTCTTAttcacactcttcatttacctgactcaagaacttactacttatactcaaccatgataagcatcaacattccttattCAAATTCCACAATTccttggaatctctgaaatctccattgtcatctcattacataaattaatgcaagtacaggtgagttcttaccttgggttTATCGAACAGTGGCATATGGattctcttcaggccaagacattcttcttacatctcctttcctctcccttttctcacttcaaatttttttttttcttttctctctttttcttttttcaaaggtgtaagcgaataccggggtcatcggtaatttacttacccctcgcttccaagctttgtgtgatcatttgactcaagagtagaataatgaggtcactggtaatttacctacctctctaaactgatcaaaatcatctcatcttttattctctctttttctgatttttttttaaaaagcactgaagggaagagagaggggagacatactttgaaaaattgcattgtcttgtatggcccgaagaagaagtctagtccactgatttccaaccccaaagtaagagattaagtccggttaaaatcctgataaaagttgagacaacgttagatcaatcagatatccattgaataagggctttcaggattgttgataaggctcatagtctttctaagcttcagttctgagatcaagcataaacaagtaatcattagagtgttagccaaataagagaaatcattagtcaagatcataattcccaaagataaaaagaaaaattttgaaaaatttgactcaaactttatggttttgactgacacaactgaaactcaaaaacagaaaacatagttagtaactaacctcccccagacttaaacaacactgtccccagtgttatcaagtaagaggaaagcaaaaatagaaataaaataaacaaaaatcaaaatcaaaagaaaaagaaaaacctaccagtgggttgcctcccactaagcgcttgttttcagtcattagcttgactgtgttggagctcaggcatccggaggatcagaacatggcattgaggtcctcttcatccaaggtggtgtataagctttaggtgcatgaggcttgccaaggatgttaggaacaggaccagggtgggatttagggatgggtgtgcttctcttatgtcctgcaaaatcatcaacagaagaaacaaggactctacgataatcttgtggcttggttaactgcaaaacagtttttctctctttgaaattcttgttgatgataggaggaggatTAGGTGCAGAAGAggtgtacctttgccttacctgaggactctggaggGTGGAATGGGAGactttctgtttgggaacaggtttctgtCTTGGAGCTTCAACTTTGGACAAGCTTTGTCTCGgatgtggaggggtgtcgatcgatgcctccttgTTGGTGtggatcgacactgagcctgatgccCGTGTTgtagaaactttttcaacagaaaaagtctgtccatcaatagtaggagctctcctcagtttatccatctcaaaactcatactcaaaccatccacattcagtgctatgtgtccTTTCTGCACATCGATGattgcaccagctgtagccaagaaagatcttcctaagatgagaggatctttaggctcttgatcatacttcagcaccacaaagtcagtgggaatcatgaagttgccaaccttaactggaatatcctctaaaacaccttcaggaattcttctggatcgatcagctaggattagagaaatctgagttggcttgaattctgtcatcccaagtctcatagcaacagaatgtggcatcaagttgatgctagagccaaggtcacaaagtgagtgagaaaaccttcctgctgagattgagcaatcaagtacaaagcttccaggatctggtaacttcttagcagtcctacattgaatgatttcactcacttccttagagacaaccacctcctgctttctctccttattcctctgaacaggctggttcaacagaattgcactaacatccttagtaagcagtgctccttcctcagggctcaaaccatttgataccattctcttgacatagcgcctaagaggtggtgaaagctttactgcatcaattaaaggcatctcaatcatcaccttgtccatcattgctttgcatcttgcttcctccatctcctgcttggactttcttggcttgggaaaaggaaccttaggcttgtagaccctttcagcagctggaacctgagattttgcagtttctgggCTCGTCTgggatgagtgtcgaccgacacccaggtggtgtcgatcgataccatcATCTGAAACCAAGAATTTTGTCGATTTTTCACCCAGTTCGGCAGAAGCAATTTCAACAGCATCTTCATCCCTCACAGATATGGAATTGCAAGCATGTCtagggtttgactcagttcttccaggaagaaaactctCTTGTCGTTTAAtagacccagcagtctgtgcaacttgaatctccagcttcttaacatgaacattcaatgcatcaatcttcccattcagctcagtgtagacattgtcaatcttcccattgaatgtcactgtcaattgctcctgtccttgcaaaagctgctcaagcatggcttccattctactctctgaagaattcttaagaggtggagactgataagatgagttcccatatgTCTTTGTATAGCCATTATTCTGTTGTTTCTGCTGATACTCTGGCTTGGAAGTGTAGCCTGAAgggttcccactgtaaggcctattgccttgctgatttccaaaccgctgtccctgattcccatacacatagttcacatcttcctcttggtgtccttgatcaggttctggctcatatgtctcaacctcagcagcaaaatgaacagatttcttacccataaggagattatgcactgaatccagcttagcattaacagaagctaactggtttgaatcaaatcctccatgcaatctcttcctttcagcatctgctctcttagtactattgctagcagctaagttctcaatcaataattcagcatcttctggcattcttgtcttgaaattACCATGACTTGCAACATctaaagctaactgatacttccagtcacaccctctgaaaaagatactcagcaattgtacccttgaaaaaccatggtgtggacaatccctctgataagctttgaatctcacccaagctgccttgaaagcttcatctggtctttgcttgaaagtggatagcttgactctcaactcatctgacattgcatcatcatagaaatggttgaggaaagccactttgacttgttgccaagatgtcaaagatccagctggcaactgcttcaaccactgagatgcctctcctgcaagtgagtatgggaagagcttgcagaatatgaagtcctcagtcactccattagccttgatactggtcacaagatcctcaaaatgctcaatatggtccagaggcttctcattgggcaaagcagagaaaggtctctgcccaactagttgaaagtacgcaggtttcaactcaaaatcattcctctgaaaagggggaggaacaatagcagaccggttctcatacaccagatcagccctattgtagtcagcaatggtcctgatcaagtcccgGTTTTGCTCATGTCGTCGAACGGGGTtctggacgtggttggcagctacacgcacgtctgcaggtgggtgtcgatcg
This genomic window contains:
- the LOC109132876 gene encoding LOW QUALITY PROTEIN: jacalin-related lectin 15-like (The sequence of the model RefSeq protein was modified relative to this genomic sequence to represent the inferred CDS: deleted 2 bases in 1 codon), coding for METELREYIHRTIPFPSPAPCYIVAVGWVLLEGGGSGDSSAHEAKIRRVEVAGEGSGADVGGQRRMLARSSGSRVATSFAVLSPAVCGLRRALVRRTIYFAGYYSFMTLGRVSLYTPSGSNPLPVAQKLDAKGGIASKIWDDGVREGVSQIYIQEGSTGGTASIKFDYVKNGQPKAGSTHGDKYQNFTECFDLNHTCDEHILSVKCYYDEGEILGLVIKTNIRTSAYMGYNVGTTFELEVKGKKIIRFHGSFDKNLTSNSLGAYFAPISPAK